The following are encoded in a window of Phragmites australis chromosome 22, lpPhrAust1.1, whole genome shotgun sequence genomic DNA:
- the LOC133904583 gene encoding uncharacterized protein LOC133904583, which produces MLLLLTVALCAAAGVASAPEGLLVGSTAAVTTVKLVHLLCFATSWGATVWAIFIGGVIMFLNLPRHMMGSLRGKVFPACLALTAACTAVSSATFAWLHRPWQAMPAVERRQLGVLVAAAGLDLANLLLFAPKVLKVIRERHKLERGLGVGDLGSFDGMRSNARAAGCCAALAAANGRFRIAHALSALATLTSAAGLAAHSCYLAGKLAP; this is translated from the exons ATGCTGCTCCTACTGACGGTCGCCTTGTgtgccgccgccggcgtcgcCTCAGCCCCCGAAGGCCTCCTCGTTGGCTCGACCGCCGCCGTGACGACGGTGAAGTTGGTCCACCTCCTCTGCTTCGCCACCTCCTGGGGCGCCACTGTCTGGGCCATCTTCATTGGCGGCGTCATCATGTTTTT GAACCTGCCAAGGCACATGATGGGCAGCCTGCGGGGGAAGGTGTTCCCAGCGTGCTTAGCGCTGACGGCGGCATGCACGGCCGTCTCCTCGGCGACGTTCGCGTGGCTCCACCGCCCGTGGCAGGCAATGCCTGCCGTCGAGCGCCGGCAGCTCGGAGTTCTCGTTGCCGCTGCGGGGCTCGACCTCGCCAACCTGCTCCTCTTCGCTCCCAAGGTCCTCAAG GTGATTCGGGAGAGACACAAGCTGGAGAGGGGCCTCGGTGTcggcgacctaggctcctttgACGGCATGCGGAGCAACGCGCGGGCGGCGGGTTGCTGCGCCGCCCTTGCCGCGGCCAACGGCAGGTTCCGGATAGCCCACGCCCTCTCAGCGCTGGCCACCCTCACGTCGGCCGCTGGGCTCGCCGCGCATTCATGCTACCTCGCTGGCAAACTTGCACCGTGA